The Muricauda sp. SCSIO 65647 genome includes a region encoding these proteins:
- a CDS encoding F0F1 ATP synthase subunit epsilon, translated as MYLEIVSPEATLFAGEVTSVSVPGVNGEFQMLENHAPIVSLLQEGKVKVKGNIIIEEEFQHKFTKGADSETILEITSGTVEMKDNKVIVLAD; from the coding sequence ATGTATTTAGAAATCGTATCCCCAGAAGCTACATTGTTTGCAGGTGAGGTCACCTCTGTATCAGTGCCCGGCGTCAATGGTGAGTTTCAAATGCTTGAGAACCACGCTCCAATTGTATCCCTTTTACAAGAAGGAAAAGTAAAGGTGAAGGGCAACATCATTATCGAAGAAGAGTTTCAGCACAAATTTACCAAGGGAGCAGACAGTGAAACGATTCTAGAGATTACCAGTGGTACTGTCGAAATGAAAGATAATAAGGTCATTGTATTGGCAGACTGA